Within the Dermacentor silvarum isolate Dsil-2018 chromosome 8, BIME_Dsil_1.4, whole genome shotgun sequence genome, the region TGAGACAGATTTCGGTTGTCGCCCGCTGCTTAGCTGGATACTATTTTCAGTTTTTTCTGTCGCACTGGCCATTAATTAACCGTATAGTTATCTTACGTGCACTTTCCTCCCAATAGGTGACGTGCTTCGACTCGATAGCATATTTACGATGCCAAATTTCTTCAAAGTGCGCTTGAAATATAGCATCTTGTGCAGAGTGCATAAGTGAGCGGGTTACATTAACGTGTTGGACAAGTGCTTTGTTTACAGCACGTCAATCCGTTATGTAATCGTCTTTCTTGTAGAGAAGGAGAAGCAGTTTCGACACACAAAAAAAGAGGGAAAGGCGTACGCACAAAATAAATGCTGAATATGAGGATGACGTCACTGGCTGCGTTTGTGAAGACCACGATGTTGTACACAGTGTTGACCGCCTGTTCTCCTGCAAGAGCGGAGAGAAAGCGAGGGTTGCGAATACCAGACAATGGGGTTTGACATCCCACAGCAACTCGCGGACAATGAGTGCTAATTTTGACTAGTTGATTTGAAGATTGCATTCTGAAAAACATTCTGGCAGTCACAGCTCCAAGTTGAGTGCGACGGGACGCGGGGCATTGTTGTTGGGTGACAAGAAGGGTTCTCCAGAATCGTGATAATTTGCTTGAGTGAAACAGCGACCGCAATTGTGACGTGTGCGCGAACTGGTAGTATGTGCAGCGGCAATGACACAATGATGTTGAATATTATTTTTGATTACATTGAAGTGAAATTCGTTTGCTCCGTTTGGGTGGCGTAGGGTTCACGTTCGGAGAACCGTTTTCATTCCAGTATAGACAGCATGCACTTCAGGCGTTTGAGGCGCGCAACGACGACAAACGGCGTCGGCACACTTACGCTCACATTCCTCGCATTCGGCTGGGGTCAGAAGCTTCTTAGGACGAGGCATTCGTGGGGCAGTACACTGGAACATCTGGCTGCTCTGCTTGAGGAAACGAAACCTTGTGGCGTGGCTTCAATTCCGCCCAGCAGCGGATAAATTCTAAatgatttttttattaatttaagAGCGCCGTGAGATATGTCACAATAGAACGGGTCAGACAGATGTCAGACGGTCAGAGAGATGGCAGGAACAATCAATACTCGTCGAAGGACCTGCCGCGCTTTTCAGGGAAGCCGAGAGCGGAGAGAAGCGGAGACTGCACAACCTCCGAGGTCGtcccacatttctttttttttttttagacagcacaatcttcgggatcagcccacgaAATGGGCTAGACAGATGGCAGATGATAGGAAACACCGCGCTACACTGCTACAATCGACAAGaatgcttcgctgtaaaaacatcgCAGTAAAGAGGATACTGGAAGATAACGCCCGTGTTGTCATCTATACCGTAGTCCTATTCGTCGGCTCTGTTTTTACAAAATGTCAATAAGACACGTTGTAGTGAGGGcattcggattaattttgagcacctagGGTTCTTAATTATGCCCCCGAAGTAGGACACAAATGCGCTTTTGCATTCCTCCTCCCTCTGAATTCAGGTGCCGCGGCCAGGAATCGaactagagtttttttttttttttttttttttttatggaattTTGGGGATCGATGAGCTAGAACCATAATATGactataaggcacgccgtatagtgggggactcctaattaatttgaccacctgtagttctttaacgtgaacctaaatataagtgcacgagcgtctttctttttcttctttcttttttttcgcccctatcgaaatgcggccgccacggccggtgTCGCACCCACGACCACGAGATCAGCAGTTCGACGctatagccactgggctacaTACCATGGTGAGTATCCAACATGAGACTTCTTTCTCAGCAACACAACGCCACCGCCGTTGAGCCAAACAGTTCAGTTAACTGAGAAAAGTATCACAAAAGCAGCTTGATCCAACTGTGTAGAAAGCGCTGATGTCTTAGCGCTCACACTTCGTCGATGCGCTTACGGCGCATTTCGTTGGAGTGCTAGTTTTACGCGTACCAAGTAGGCATTGCGTACATATTGGTGAAAGTCGTAACGACAGCATGGTAAACTCCCAAAGCTTGCAATTATTGCCAAAATTTTAATAAACTGTAGTGAAgccgaatgcccggcgctgcatccacatcgccagtcatccaggaagcgcgagctagagattgcctgagctgctctggttgagacacgctgcgaacgctgcccgcggctctcttgtcctgtgttcgcattagattctggtggaggtgctgcggtttcccccaacctggaattacgcacccgaactctgccgtccgtcatgcgtgacgaccccagcccgacatccccaccggttactccagccatcgtatgtgccggtgcccagcgtcagcgggatcctgatatcttcagcggcaccgatgagaaagacgttgaagattggctggaatcgtatgaacgcgccagcaacactaacaaatgggacgacacccacaagctcaacaacgcgatattctatctatcgggcgtcgccaagctgtggtttcgaaaccacgaagccgatctccgcacgtgggctcacttcaaaaccagcatcgtaGACGTTTTCGgacgccctggcgtgcgcaagcttcgcgctgaacaacgcctacgcagccgatcccagcaaactggtgaaacgttcaccagctacatagaggacatcgtcgacctctgccggcgtgtcaacccgacgatggcggaggtggacaaggtacgtcacatcatgaagggcctTTCCGACGATGCTTTTcgtatgctgctgtcaaaaagccctgacacagtttctcagatcattgagctttgccagagtttcgaagagctctgcaggcagcgtcttctcacacggcgcccacctgtgtccgatgacagcctcgcgagcgtggccgtggatcctgacatggactccctgctttgccagattaaagagttcgtccgtgccgaggtcgctcgccagctttcgctgctgtcctcagccacgtcaccaccctcgcctttgcaggccaaccttcgccaggtcatccaagagcaagtttgcgcagctctcccttctgcccgcgagactccaccgACCGCATCaccgaccgcatcacgcctgcagctgcgtgtactgctcgtgttgtgatcaacggcctcctctacattgtcgaatttttggtgctgtgttcttgttcccacgatcttattttgggctgggacttcctttccgctaataaggccctcatcgactgttctcgtgctgaggtggaatttTAAACGCTGTGTGACGCcccactccttgacgctcgtgaacctgaacataaagtttttgttgccgaagacgttacaattccaccgcactcttctgccctagccacagtgtcatgcaacattgttgctgatgccagcgcactttttacgccatccgccattttcgctcgtcccaaatgttccccgctgccttttgctgttttggacgttcatgccggcgtcagcagactgctcgtctccaaccgattgtcctgtcctctcactttgcttcgcgGGGAGTGCggtggccgcgtccagtgtgtcgaccctgctgccatcattgacatgacaactggttccatcgccactcatgaggtcgctggaatgacctgtaaccccgcgcaggagccgtgTACATGTTTGtacattgacacgtgtacatggttatcttttaccggtgaccgcttttcaccgactaaagtttccgaagtttctcggacgttatcgaggcttctatccgttgtctgttgtcaccgacgcttacgtaatctgattgtatgaccaccgcaaattgtctagaactttatggaagacacgcgggcaccagggaatagtctagaaccttcgatgactcatgtataaaagccgacgcgtttcgccgctggtcagattttcaacgatcgccgactgtgttcgccgctatcgttgtgcttcgagtgcaacttgcttttgtgggcacaggttcgcccaataaagaatcagtttcgtcattcacagttttacgactgttttcttcactgtcactactacgtgacactatggTATAGCGGGGGCCACTACCGCAGCAGACAGCAGAGAGAGCGCTCCTTCTGGAAGTTTATCCAGTCTCCATGTACACTTCTGCGCTTCAGTGACCCTTGTGTATCCTACAGTATCACCTAACTATTGCATATGGGGATCCTTAAGAGCTCTTAGGCGTTCGTTTTCAGCTGATGTTCTTGATGCATGCTTACAAAAAGTTTGCGCAGACCTGCGAATGTTCATGAAAACGAACGTTTCTTTTTGGGCGGTGGCTGAGAGGCTTTAATATCTTCaatcatttattttattttatcgcTGGCCTGTGGAGGGGATGAGAACAATTATAGTCACTATTTGTGAGCTACAAACGACGCTGTGAATGTAGCTGAAAGTCTGTAACAGCTACAACCGCTGTAAAGAGCATTCACTCGTTAATATGAGACGCAACAGGAACAAGAAGTCTTACCTTGTGCTTGATGCCGCCCGATTTTATCGAATCCCCAATCGTTGGACACCGCGAAGAGGACGGCGCAGTTGTAGCACTGGAAATAAGTGAGATGCACACAGCGCACAAGTTGCGGGAGCGCTGTTATATGATTTTCCGAAATGCGGTTGGTTGACGTCGATTAACCTTCACGTCTATAGGCTTCATATTCCTACATAAGTAAAACGGGAGCAGGAGGAGGAGCTCGCTTTCAGCGATTATGGTGAGTGACAGATCAAtagagagaaagaacgaaaggCAGTGAGGTCAACTAGACATTGTTCGATTACACTACACGTGGGGAATAGGACAGTGGTGAACAGTGTCTACAGACTACTGCAGAAGACATCATGTGGCTTTATGTGAaattaatagatagatagatagatagatagatagatagatagatagatagatagatagatagatagatagatagatagatagatagatagatagatagatagatagatagatagatagatagatagatagatagatagatagatagatagatagatagatagatagatagatagatagatagatagatagatagatagatagatagatagatagatagatagatagatagatagatagatagatagatagattttcaAAGCGATGCCTCCCGCGCAAGCAGGTCGTACGTACTTACCAAGCAGCCACTGGTGACCAGTAAAACCACCCTCGAACTCCGACCGACTTTTCTTGACGACATCCTCTCCTCTGGAGTGACAGCCATGCAGCTTGATGGGCTGCCGATGCTTGCCCGATGCATCATCCCGTAAATGTTCCGTAGGTACACCTTGTCCTTGATCCTGAGTGAAATGGCGCACCGCGACGGCAATATATagcttcttcttctacttcttcctcAGAACAGCCGCCGCTTGCCTGCAACACAGTCGATTTTTGCTTCGGTTTCACGCCTATATGGCATTCACCTCGACCAGGTTATGGGACTCCATCATCGAAAAAGTGTTTTTACTTGTTTCGCGCGCTTTTCCGCgggcatggaaaaaaaaaacttttgtatagcacgtattgagcaacagaaaggtggATCGGGAACTTTTCAGGATGgtctatcatttttttttcattgacacctTTGTAGAATATTTCTGTagttgattaattaataataactaaTGATGTGATTAAGCAAACACAAAAAAGtagcctgagagagagagagagagaaacaacttttttttaaataaaaatcgtgcttggttactgtgggtggagcccctctgccagggccccactggctattgcggcgcgccgggcctggtcgagggtcgccaattggcttcccaagtccagttcggagagtcgcgcctgagtgtgtcgttaagtagcggcgagacggcgtctgccggacgctgcgtgcattggtaagggatgtgttctagtgtcggggtggagtcgtaTACCACGGACATCTGTCACTGTGTTTGTGGGGAAACATTGtgtggagtctatgtaagtgcggataggtgtttgtctgtattcggcgccagtccctcgcctgtcgcctgttgagcttggggtgaggtggagctttggttcgtcttcctagtcgttgtgcctcaagtatgtctctcggtgtggcGTCCGTTAGAGCGgtgtatgtatcgcggctcggcctgttatacttCGAGCCTggcgatccgcccgatcgttgccttccactccggtgtgcgcgggccACCAGTTTATCCCGTGGTATAGTAGCCTGACTTGCTCCAGTCCAGGCGacagcaaacattaccttggttctatcctgCTACGTGGCAATCGCATATTTTGGGTGCACCTATAAATAcgagtacacgagcgtttttgcatttcgccttcgtCAAAACGCGGCTGCGgtcaggatcgaacccgcgacctcgagcaacgcTATGGCCACAAAACTACCGTGGCGGGTACGAAAGTTGATTTGATGGGCGGCCGATTCCATAGTGTCGTCTAGACGCTGCGGTGCTTTATTGTGGCTTTGCGTCCGCACGCCGTATacgtcagttgtccgcttgacaaatttgcaccgtgtttattatttttttttcttagaaataGTAGAACCCTGCCGTAGTGTACGTACCTTGAATTTAAATGTATCCCTACAGTTGGGCCGCAACTGCTTCCGTGTCTGGTAGTAGCGTTTGCTTGCCTTCTTATACGTcgccttaccccccccccccccctcccttatgTAGGCGAGCTGCGAGCGAAGAGTGGTTAGgttgttattcactcgtttcatGACTGTGTCGGTTCCACCTGCCTCCTCTCTATCATTCTATCTACCTACCCTCTGGACTGCTGCACGTTAGTACAagggtaagcgctgcagtttctgcaatgtttGTGTGGGAGCTaggtcacggataattacagtGGCGACGGGATGaaaaggtccaaacgagtttctcgcgtcgcctttcctctctccGCGCTCCTGTCATGCATATGCACGTTCTGAACCAGATCACAACGTGGTGTGCAAGACcgcgacagcagcggcagtgggAAGCCGTAGGAAGAGGCAAATAAATCTTCGATTTAAAAACACCGTGCAAGATACAAAGTTAAGACCTGCGGTGTTCGGTAGTCGGgctctgacgaccgaacaccataggtcttaaaattgtTCTTGCACCGtgcttttcttcttatttttttgaaccgattggctaacgttagctgggacgcaGGGTATATGCACCTTGCATCGTTCTTTTGTGTCTGATCTCGTTCGCTATCGTCAACATGCATTTCTTTCGTGACCGCGGCTAGCCTGCCGAATGCCTATCCGCCCAACTCCGTCCAGCACATGCAGTGGCTCGAACCAAGCAAGTCGGTGAAGCTGTAATCAAAGGCTATTTTCGCATTCACCTGGAAGACTGCTCTTGTTTAACGACTCGATCGATCCTCGTGACCACGGCGCAGTATATTTCCTTCCCTTCGGTCCCTTATCTAAAACAGGCGAATGAGCCACTGCCATTTGAATAAACATAAAACactactttattattttttatgagTAGATAATTTTTAGTCTGTTATGGTTGTTCACAACGTCGCAAGCCATCGCCACCAGTGGATTGAAAAGGAGGTTCGTGATGTTGCAGGACGCCAGCTAGATGACAGGGACACATCTTCTCCCTTTGTCTCTTGAACATACAAGACTACTAACCATGCCTGCAAGACTAATACCGCCTAATAACATTACCGTTGTCATCACCGCCACCACCAATACTTTCAGTTGCACATTCTTGCGCAATTTCGCCACTACTGCCGCGCATGTTTTATGACGCCTCCGTTGCTAGACATTGCAGTCATAAACGGCGTTCAGCAAGCGGCGCTCACATGACAGTTCATCGGGAGAAATTAGATCACACTGGCGTATCCGATGGTCTGACGCGGTGACATTAGTCCCGCAATGGTAAGGACCAACATGTGATCACGGCTCGAGTGCTTAATTAATTTCACTTTATCATGTATTCTTTATCATGAATATATCTCGGGATCGTATGAGGCACAGGGTAGGAAGAACTAGATGAAAACCGCTCTTTGGGAAGAGgaggcaaaaaaaatgtcacagtttcgccctaagggcgaagcaatgaatgcgatagcaacacagcaatgtcatacgaagtaaggtgagcggct harbors:
- the LOC119462748 gene encoding uncharacterized protein LOC119462748 isoform X1; amino-acid sequence: MMHRASIGSPSSCMAVTPEERMSSRKVGRSSRVVLLVTSGCLCYNCAVLFAVSNDWGFDKIGRHQAQGEQAVNTVYNIVVFTNAASDVILIFSIYFKECTHADSEGRSIIGILKMFIAWNAVTIFLCWIAACIQVYYRYSAVSTCYPPSLCAI
- the LOC119462748 gene encoding uncharacterized protein LOC119462748 isoform X2; translated protein: MMHRASIGSPSSCMAVTPEERMSSRKVGRSSRVVLLVTSGCLCYNCAVLFAVSNDWGFDKIGRHQAQGEQAVNTVYNIVVFTNAASDVILIFSIYFSIIGILKMFIAWNAVTIFLCWIAACIQVYYRYSAVSTCYPPSLCAI